The genomic stretch TCTCCTAACACAGTATCAACAGTAGGGTTAACTGGAATAATTTTATATCCAGCATCTTGCATTGCTTTACTCACCATATAGGACGTCTTTGATGGATCTTTTGATAAGCCAACTACTGCAATTACTTTACTTGATTTTAGAATCTGTCCAATTTCTTCTCTTGATGGGTATTTACTCAATACGAATCACCCTTTCAATTTGACAATTTACATAAATAAGCGAAAAGAACAACTTTTCGCTTATTTAATCTTCTTTTATCATATTTCTAAAATCATTTATCTGTCAATCATTGACTAGAAGCTAATGTTAAAGTTGAACTTTTCAACTTACCATCTCGGTAGTAAGTAATCTTCAATTGATCTCCTACTTTTTTGTGAGAATATAAGTATTCTCTTACTGTGATTACATCTGTTACTGGTTTGTCATCAAGTGCAACGATTACATCTAATTGTTTCATACCAGCTTTTGCAGCAGGTGTGTTTGGATCAACATGTGTAACAACTGCTCCTTTAGTAACTGATTTCGGTAATTTTAATGTTTCTTCGATATTGTATTGAGGAATTTCATCAAGTGATTTTAAGCCAACACCCATAACTGGTCTAGTTACTTCACCAAATTTTTCAATTTGATCTAGCGCTGGTTTAGCAATATTAATCGGAATCGCAAATCCAATACCTTCAACAGCTTGTTCTGCTATTTTACTTGAATTTATACCGATTACTTCACCTTTAGCATTAATTAAAGCACCACCACTATTCCCAGGATTAATTGCTGCATCAGTTTGGATTACTTGTGTTTGATAATCAGCAACTCCATCTCCATCAATATCTTGTGGAATTTCACGTGCTTTACTACTTACAATACCTTCTGTTACAGTACTTTCTAAAAATCCTAATGGATTACCTATTGCAATGGCTGTTTCGCCAACATTAATTTTTTCTGAGTCGCCTAATTTAGCGATATTTGTTACGTATTTTGCATCAATTGCTACTACAGCTAAATCTAATAATTCATCTGTACCAACAAGTTTGGCATCAATTAACTGCCCATCTGCCATTTTAACTTTTAACTGTTTAGCACCAGCTACAACGTGATTATTTGTAGCAACTAATGCTTTATTTCCAACTCTTTTATAAACAACACCTGAACCAGATCCAGCTTCTTCAGTTTCCATTGAGAATGGATTTGAAGATTGATAATTGTTTACACCAACAACGAATTTGCGTGCATTTTGAATTGTAGTTGTTAAGTCTTCACGAGAGACATTAATAACTTGTGTTGGTACTGTATTTGTATCATTTGATAAATTTGCAGGTTTATTTGTTAAGTTAAAAACATCGGGTGAAACAATTGAGATCGTCACAGCACCGATAATAGCTCCGATAAATCCCGTTACAAGCGGATAACCACCTCGTCTACTTCTCGTTTGCCTTTTATGATTGTTTGGATTTTCATTGTTTAAATCTGTTTCATCATAGTATCCCATAATTCTTTCCTCCAATATGTAAGTATCTTTAATTGATATTAATTTAACCCACCCGTGTGTATTTGCTGTGAACTTTTAAACATAATTTGAATAAATTTTTAAATTAAAAGTAAATTCAACACCATCTTCTTTATTATGAGCTTTAATAGTTGAATGATGTAAATCAAGAATTGTTTTTACGATTGCTAAACCTAACCCTGTCCCACCATTTTCTCTATTTCTAGATTCATCAATTCGATAGAAGCGATCCCAAATTTTATCAATCTTATCAGCCGGAATATGATTACCTTCATTAAATATTGAAATTTTCACATATTCCCCTTCATTTATTAAATTTATTTTTATGATACTTCCCGGGTTACCATAATGGATTGCATTTGAAAGAATATTAATGATTACTTGTTCTATTTTTCTTTTTTCACCAATTACTAGCGTTTCTTCATCAAGTTTATAATCAAATTTATATGGATTATCATTCGAACTATTTTCAAACAGTCGAATAATTACATTTTCTATGCAATCCACAATTAAGAAAGGTTCACTTTTAAGTGTGTATGTACCTGATTGAAGCTTAGAAAGCTCTAACATATCTACTACAAGACCGTTCATGCGATCAACTTCTTCAAGGATTACATCTGCATAATAACCATTTTTTTCAATATTTAATCCATCTTTTAAACCTTCTGCATAACTTTGTACAATACTTAAAGGAGTTTTTAACTCATGTGAGACACCACTTATAAACTCTTTTCGTATTTCTTCTA from Arthrobacter citreus encodes the following:
- a CDS encoding PDZ domain-containing protein → MGYYDETDLNNENPNNHKRQTRSRRGGYPLVTGFIGAIIGAVTISIVSPDVFNLTNKPANLSNDTNTVPTQVINVSREDLTTTIQNARKFVVGVNNYQSSNPFSMETEEAGSGSGVVYKRVGNKALVATNNHVVAGAKQLKVKMADGQLIDAKLVGTDELLDLAVVAIDAKYVTNIAKLGDSEKINVGETAIAIGNPLGFLESTVTEGIVSSKAREIPQDIDGDGVADYQTQVIQTDAAINPGNSGGALINAKGEVIGINSSKIAEQAVEGIGFAIPINIAKPALDQIEKFGEVTRPVMGVGLKSLDEIPQYNIEETLKLPKSVTKGAVVTHVDPNTPAAKAGMKQLDVIVALDDKPVTDVITVREYLYSHKKVGDQLKITYYRDGKLKSSTLTLASSQ